The following coding sequences lie in one Niabella agricola genomic window:
- a CDS encoding type II toxin-antitoxin system RelE/ParE family toxin, with translation MVKRKITWTKSAVRQLNEAIAYIRHDSPQNAEKVKERILEKVGLLADNKVVHRKDPHKKNNDGKYLYLEVSKYRIVYYTAPKEVFIIRLRHTSMEPTKY, from the coding sequence ATGGTAAAACGGAAAATAACCTGGACTAAAAGCGCGGTCCGTCAGCTAAATGAAGCGATTGCATATATCCGACATGATTCACCTCAAAATGCCGAGAAAGTAAAAGAAAGAATATTGGAAAAAGTGGGACTGCTGGCAGACAATAAAGTTGTACATCGCAAAGATCCCCACAAGAAAAACAACGATGGTAAATACCTATACCTTGAAGTGTCGAAATATCGGATTGTGTATTATACAGCACCGAAGGAGGTCTTTATAATCCGGCTACGGCATACAAGTATGGAGCCCACCAAATATTAG
- a CDS encoding alpha-L-fucosidase, with amino-acid sequence MKKVFFSKLILLTVILLTSFTARSQQYQPTWESLESRPTPEWYTHAKFGIFIHWGLYSVPAWATNSNADGFGSNYAEWYWERLNNTKLKIHKEFVDFQNRVYGPGFKYPDFAPLFKAELFDPVKWAQLFKDAGAKYVVLTSKHHDGFALWPSRESWNWNAVDAGPHRDLAGDLSKAVKNAGLHMGFYYSLYEWYNPLYKTDVTNYVDQRMLPQLKDLVNRYQPDVIWADGDWDHSDTVWKSRSFIHWLYNESPVKNTVVINDRWGTGNKHYGTFNSTEYGKGNAGLHKPWEECRGIGASFGLNRNENLEQYQSSSSLVHMLIDIVSRGGNLLLNIGPAADGTIPVIMQQRLKDIGDWLNVNGDAIYGTTAWTTAPKQTDSTIRFTRKGHTLYAIATTWKELLLVKGIQKASGIRLLGVPGRVGFRSTAGGITIHAPQVTPANNPSPYAWVYEIEGAF; translated from the coding sequence ATGAAAAAAGTTTTTTTTTCAAAATTAATATTGCTTACGGTAATACTGCTTACTTCTTTTACCGCCCGCAGCCAGCAATACCAGCCTACCTGGGAGTCGCTGGAATCAAGACCCACACCAGAATGGTATACTCATGCCAAGTTCGGAATCTTTATCCATTGGGGCTTGTACAGTGTTCCCGCCTGGGCCACCAATTCAAATGCCGATGGCTTTGGCAGCAACTATGCGGAATGGTATTGGGAGCGACTGAACAATACCAAGCTTAAGATCCATAAAGAATTTGTCGACTTCCAGAACCGCGTTTACGGTCCTGGTTTTAAATACCCCGATTTTGCGCCGTTGTTTAAAGCGGAACTGTTTGATCCTGTAAAATGGGCGCAGCTCTTTAAAGATGCCGGGGCTAAATATGTAGTGCTCACCAGCAAGCATCATGATGGTTTTGCACTCTGGCCCAGCCGTGAGTCCTGGAACTGGAATGCCGTAGACGCCGGTCCGCACCGCGATTTGGCCGGGGATCTTTCAAAGGCCGTAAAGAATGCCGGCTTGCATATGGGCTTTTATTACTCACTGTATGAATGGTACAACCCGCTGTATAAAACGGATGTGACAAACTATGTAGATCAGCGTATGTTACCGCAGCTAAAGGACCTGGTAAACCGTTACCAGCCGGATGTGATCTGGGCCGACGGCGATTGGGATCATTCCGATACGGTATGGAAGAGCCGTTCCTTTATCCATTGGTTGTATAACGAATCTCCGGTAAAAAACACGGTAGTGATCAATGACCGCTGGGGAACCGGCAATAAACACTACGGTACTTTTAATTCCACCGAATATGGAAAGGGAAATGCCGGTCTGCACAAACCCTGGGAAGAATGCCGGGGCATTGGTGCTTCTTTTGGTTTAAACCGGAATGAAAACCTGGAGCAATACCAAAGCAGCAGCAGCCTGGTGCACATGCTGATCGATATTGTGTCGCGCGGAGGTAACCTGCTCCTCAATATCGGCCCGGCCGCAGACGGCACCATTCCCGTGATTATGCAGCAACGGTTGAAAGACATAGGCGACTGGCTCAACGTGAATGGTGATGCCATTTATGGCACCACGGCCTGGACAACGGCGCCCAAGCAAACCGATTCCACCATCCGTTTTACGCGAAAAGGGCATACGCTTTATGCCATTGCCACTACCTGGAAAGAATTGCTACTGGTAAAGGGTATTCAAAAAGCATCCGGCATCCGCTTGCTTGGTGTTCCAGGGAGGGTCGGTTTCCGTTCAACAGCCGGCGGTATTACCATCCACGCCCCACAGGTTACACCCGCCAATAACCCCAGCCCTTATGCATGGGTGTATGAAATAGAGGGTGCATTTTAA
- a CDS encoding PadR family transcriptional regulator, which translates to MVNKTNLYKGCLEPILLKLLKENGRMYGYEITQKVKELTAGELKITEGALYPLLHRLEAEGILEVEMENLGNRVRKYYSLTASGKKEQARSMIELEAFKNTLQLIFNPKLA; encoded by the coding sequence ATGGTGAACAAGACCAATTTATACAAAGGTTGTCTCGAGCCTATCCTGTTAAAGCTGCTGAAAGAAAACGGGCGCATGTATGGATACGAGATCACCCAGAAAGTAAAAGAGCTTACAGCGGGGGAGCTAAAAATCACGGAAGGTGCCTTATATCCTCTTTTGCACCGGCTGGAAGCGGAGGGCATCCTGGAAGTGGAGATGGAAAACCTGGGTAACCGGGTACGTAAATATTATTCGCTGACGGCATCGGGCAAAAAAGAACAGGCGCGATCTATGATCGAACTGGAGGCCTTTAAAAATACGCTGCAGCTGATCTTTAACCCGAAACTGGCCTAG